Genomic window (Flavobacterium oreochromis):
AAGAATTCAATAGTAATTTTATGTAAATCTTTATATCCTTCACCTACTTTAATATTTGCAATTTTATTGTAAATATCTTTACCATTTTTAATTTCCATTCCTTGTTGTTCTAACAACATTTTGTCTGCTGGATAAAACTGACCTGGTTGTGTTCCAATAATATAATCCGCTTTTTGACCCATTTGTTCAACAGTAATGGTTTGCAATGGCATCTGAGAAAAATGCATTTTTGCCCAAAAATTCACCATGTGTGTTACAATAAAAACTAAAATTAAAGTCCCTAGAACGGCCATGTTTCTTGAAGCTAATGAGCTACTGTTTTGTGGACTGCTCATAGCGTAAGCTACAGGACGTGCTTTTTGTTTTGAATTGTTAACATAATCCCATCCACAGCATGGAATAAGATTGAAAAATAAGTTAAGTAAGAAAGTATTTTTACTGCTGGATTGGTAGTCATAAATAATGCGTACTGATTAAACTGTAACGCATCACCAAAGATTAACTGTAAGTTACCCGCTAAATGACCAGCCAAAAACAAGCATAAAAATAAACCTGTAAGAGCCATCCAGTATTTTTTTGCAATAGATGACTTTAAAAGTGCAGATTTTGCCATAGTATTAGATTGATTGTATAGTTTTATAAAAAATCAAGCAAAAATAAAGGAATTTAGGGGTAAATACAACCCAGTAAATGTTATTTATAATGAATATAAAAAGGAAGTTCTTAAAAAGAAAGAAAAAAACTAAAATAATCCATTCAAGACATTAAACTATTTCGAACTAATTATTTCAAAAATTGTTTCCTCTTTTCCTTCCTCTGATTCTAACATTAATTTGTATTTAGATACAGGTAAATAAAACTTATTATTTTTAGCTTTTTCAATTTTAATTTTTGAATCTTTTTCCTTCCATTTTTCAACTACAGAAGATGATAATTCAAGATTATAATCTAATTTATTTAATCCTTTTATTGCTTCAAATTCTTGATTAAAAACAACTTGATCAATACTATTCTGCAATTTCAATTTTACTTTTCTATTTTTATTTGAATAAAACCAGAATTCTATTTTAGGTTCGAGTGGCTCTGTCCATATACTTCGAGTACTTCCCCAATATTCATTTTGTTTAAGCGGTGTTAATTCATAGAGTAAGGTATTTTTTTTTATTATTTCAGGATTGATTTTCTGCAATTTTTCAACATTTACTTTGTAAAGAGAACGACCATGTGTAGCTACAATTAAATCATTTACTTTTTTTTGTAGAACTAAATCATGTACTGCAACTTTAGGAATACCTGACATAAAATCTTGCCAACTTAAGCCTCTATCTAAAGTTACATACAAGCCGTTGTCAGTACCTACATATAAAATACCTTCATTATTATGATCTTCTAATATTACATTTACTGGGCTATTAGGCATATTTGAAGCAATTGATTTCCAGGTCTTTCCATAATCTTCCGAAACATAAAGCATTGTAGTAAATATATCGTTTCTATATCCATTTAAAGCAGCATATACTCTTTCTTTTTTATGAACTGAAGCGACTACTCTTGTTATCCAAAAATCTTGAGGTAAGGTATCTGATATTTTATTCCAAGTAACTCCTCCATCTTTTGAAATATGTATCAAACCATCATCACTACCCGTATAAAGTAATCCAAATTGTAATTTACTTTCCGATAATGTGGTTATAGTTCCAAAAACTATATTTCCTTCCCTAATACCTTTAGTTAAATCAGGTGAGATTATTTGCCATGTTTCACCTTGATTCATTGATCGATGTAAAAAATTAGACCCCATGTACAAAATATCTTGATTATGAAAAGACAATAAAATAGGGGTTTGCCAATTAAAACGATAAGGTTTTTCTTCTTTGGCAGGTTTAGGTGTAATATTTATTGATTTATTTTTAGCTCTATCCATTTTTTGATAGTACCCAAATTGCGAACCTGTAATAATTACATTAGGATCTCTATTATCAATCTGAACTTGCATACCATCACCACCAACTAAAAATTGATAAGGGTATCTACCATCTTGTTGCCATTCCTCAGAATACTTGTAATTATTTGGTCCTATCCAAACACCATTATCTTGCAACCCTCCATAAATATTATAAGGTTCTTGATCATCTACATTTACGGCATAAAATTGACCTACTGCTTGATTGTTACACTTAAACCATTTTTTCCCGCATCATACGAAATATTAACACCTCCATCATTTCCATTAATAATATGATTTGAATTATTAGGGTTAATCCAAACTATATGATGATCTGCATGAACATTATTTCCTTGAATTGTTTTAAATGTATTTCCTCCATCTTCTGACATTACTAATGGAACTCCTCCTATAATAATTTTATTCGAATTTTTTTTATCTACTGCGATATTAGCAAAATAATAACCATAGGTATAAAACAGATCATCAATATTTTTTTGATGTGTTTTCTTCCACGACTTTCCTCCGTCCTCTGTTTTATAAATTTCTGGACCAATAATATGCGTCTCTGAGAAAATTCTATTAGTATCTTTAGATTTTTCTTCAGGAACACTAGTCCTTTTATTTTGATTATCTAAAATAGCATATATAATCTTTTCGTCATAAGAAGCTAACCCAATACGTCCTATTCCTTCATTATGAGGAAAACCATTATCTCCATTAGTTACAGAATTCCAAGTAGTACCTCCATCTATGCTTTTATAAATTCCAGAAGCCATACCATTCCCTGTAAAATTCCATCCTTTCCTATCACGTTGCCAAACAGAAGCATATTGAACAGAAAAATTATTTGGCGAAAAAACTAAATCAATCACACCTGATTCTTCATTAACAAATAGCGCATGTTTCCAGGTCTTTCCACCATCTATTGTCTTAAAAACCCCTCTTTCTGGATTTTTAGTATATAAATGTCCAATAACTCCTACTACAATTTCGTTTGAATTATCTGGATTAATAATAATTTTACTAATATGATGTGAATCATACAAACCTACCTTTTGCCAAGTTTTTCCTTTATCTATAGATTTTAATAGACCTACACCTGCATACGAAGAGCGCGAGGAGTTTGCTTCACCTGTACCTAACCAAATAGTTCCTGAATTCCAATCAACAGCTACTGATCCACAATTTTGAGTTGGTGCTGAATCTGAAATAGGCTCAAAAGAATTCCCATTATTGTTTGTATACCAAAGTCCTCCAGAAGCATATGCTACATAAAACTCCATTGGATTTTGCGGATTAACGGCAAGATCTACAACACGACCACCCATAATGGTAGGTCCAATATTTTGAAAAATTAATGATTTAAACCAAGATGTATTTTCTAATACTTGCTTATCTAACAATGATTTTTGAACTTCAGTACTATTCGTTTGGGCAGAAAAAAAGACAGAAAAAAACAAAAATAAAGGAGTATAACATTTCATTTACTTAATGGATTTAAGATTTTGATAAAAATAATACAATAAACCTTTATAAATTTACAACTTCAATAAGTTTAACTTTTTTGCGGTGTATGGTTAAAACTAATAAGCTACTTAGCACGAACGATATTGATTTTTCAGATGTTATTAAACAATTTGAAAACCATTTTAGACCATTGTTTTTAAAAAGAACGCCTTTTTTGTAAAACAAAATGAGGTATGTAAATATTTTTGTTTTATTACTTCAGGCATTTTACAGCATGCAATAGAAATAGATCATGAAGAAAAAACAACTTATTTATCTTTAAAAAATACTTTTACTGCTTCATTAAAAAGTTTTTTAACACAAACTGGTTCTCGAAAACATATTAAGGCTCTAGTAAATACGGAACTATTAATTATATCCTTAGAGGACTTTATTAAACTCAAAAATGAAAATCCTGATTTTAATCAATTTTATTATGATCTAATTGAAAGACAAAGTTGTTTGATTGATGATTATAGAATTGATTTATTAGCATTAACCCCTGAAGAACGATATAAAAAACTTTTAGAAAATGAACCTAAGTTACTTAATGAGGTTCCCTTGCACTATCTAGCTTCTTTTTTAGGAATTTCAAATAGACATATGAGTAGAATTAGAAAAAGTATTGTTCAATAAGTAATAAATGAATTACAAATTAGCGCCATTTGGCTACGTATAAATAAAAATGGTTTAAGTACTTTTGGGTATCTAAAAAATATTCAAATGAAATACTTACCAATAAACCGAGATTTATACATCAAGAATCGTAAAAACTTTATGGCTCAAATGAAGTCAAATGGAGTAGCTGTTTTTAATTCAAATGACATTTATCCTGTAAGCGCTGATAGTACTTTACCTTTTGCACAACATCGCGACATCCTTTTCTTATCAGGTGTAGATCAAGAAGAAAGCATCTTATTATTATTCCCTAATGCACCTTATGAACACTTAAAAGAAATTTTATTTTTAAGAGAAACTAATGAGCATATTGCTATTTGGGAAGGGGAAAAACTAACTAAAGAGCGTGCTTTTGAAATTTCAGGAATTAAATCAGTGTACTGGTTACAAGATTTTCATAAAATCCTAAAAGAGGTTATGATGTATGCTGATACGATGTATATCAATACAAACGAACATTATCGCGCAAGTGTTGAAACTGAAACACGTGAAGATCGTTTTATTAAATGGTGGAAAAATGAATATCCAGCACATAAAGTTGAAAAATCAAATCCTATTTTACAAAGACTACGTTCTCTTAAAGACTCTATTGAATTAGAATTAATTCAAACTGCTTGTAACATTACTGAAAAAGGATTTCGTCGTATATTAGGATTTGTGAAACCTGGTGTAACTGAATATGAAATTGAAGCAGAATTTGCTCACGAATTTTTACGAAACCGTTCTAAAGGTTTTGCTTATACACCAATTATTGCTTCAGGAGCTAATGCAAATGTATTACACTACATAGAAAACAATCAAGTTTGTAAAGATGGTGATTTATTATTACTAGATGTAGGGGCAGAATACGCTAATTATTCTTCAGACTTATCTCGTACAATTCCTGTAAATGGTCGTTTCACTGAAAGACAAAAAGCAGTATACAATGCTGTTTTAAAAGTAAAAAAATGAGGCAACTAAATTATTAGTACCAGGTGCTTTATGGAAAGAATATCACATAGAAGTTGGCAAAATAATGACTTCAGAACTATTAGGTCTAGGATTATTAGATAAAGCAGACGTACAAAATGAAAACCCAGATTGGCCTGCCTATAAAAAGTATTTTATGCATGGAACTTCACACCATATGGGCTTAGACACACATGATTATGGTTTGTTACACGAACCTATGCAAGCAAATATGGTATTTACAGTTGAACCAGGTATTTATATCCCAGCAGAAGGTTTTGGCATTCGATTAGAAGATGATGTCATTATCCAACCATCAGGTGAACCTTTTAATTTAATGAAAAACATTCCTATTGAAGTTGATGAAATTGAGAGTTTGATGAACGCTTAATTTTTAAAGACAACCAAATAGAAAAAGCTAAAAGAGAGTGTTCTAAAAGTAAAAAATCAACGTATCGTTTATCATTCCTAGCAGAGAGGAGTCTCATAACTAACATCATGTTATTTCTCCCTATGATCGAAATGAACATACTGACTTTTAGGACAGCCTCTTTTATACCTTTACTAAATAATGATTAAACAAGAAAATGAAAAAAATAAGCATCTTATTTCTATACTTAATTAATTTTTCTATTCATACACAAGAAAAACTAACATCAGATTTAGCTTTAAAACTAAGCAAAATGCCCTTACATTGTATTAATACTGAATTTCCAAATAAGACTAATCACCTTTCTGATTCTGAAAAAGATGCTGTTTTATTACCCAAACAATTACATCCTTCTTTTTATGGATGTTTAGACTGGCACAGTAGTGTACACGGACATTGGATGTTAATTAAACTTTTAAAAGATTTCCCTGCAATTGAGAACAAAGAAGAAATCATTAAAGTATTAAACAACTCATTTCAAAAAGATAAAATTCAAATTGAATCAGAATATTTTGGAAAATACACTGCTTCCAAAAGCTTTGAACGAACGTATGGTTGGGCTTGGCTCTTAAAATTAGATTTAGAACTAAGTACTTGGAATAATGATTTAGGAAAAAAATGGCATCAAGAATTGCAACCTCTTACTCAGAAAGTAGTAGCTCTTTGGAAAGAATACTTACCAAAACAAACTTACCCTAATCGAACAGGTGTTCATCCTAACACTGCTTTTGGATTATGTTTTGCTTATGACTGGGCAAATCACAACAAAGAAGATGAATTCTTACATTTAATTATAAAAAGAGTAATGATTTTTATTTAAACAATATTAAAATTCCATCTTATTTGGAACCTGATGGTTCTGATTTTTTCTCACCAAGTCTACAAGCTGCCGACCTAATGACGAGAATACTTCCTGTAAAAGAATATGAAACTTGGTTAAAGAAATATTTAACAAAAGAAGGCATTGAAAGACTTTGCCAAACTCCAACAGTTAGTGATAGAAATGATTATCAAATAGTACACCTTGATGGTTTATCTTTTAGTCGTGCATGGAATATGAAAAAAATTGCCCATAAATTATCTAATAACAATCAACTAAAATCAAGATTTAATACGACTGCTAATCAATTCATTGATAAATCTTTAAAAGTAATTTTTGAAGGAGGATATGGTGGTGAGCATTGGTTAGCCTCTTTTGCTATTTATGCTCTTTCAACAGAGTAGATATAAATATAAGCCGTACTTTGCTACTTTTGCAATATGAATTTCATTACCCATAAAAACACCCAAATTGCTTACTCCTCTAATGGAGATGGTTTGCCTATAATTTTACTTCACGGATTTTTAGAAAATTCAACAATGTGGAATTCCTACAAAGATATTTTATCTAATAAATATCAAGTAATTTGCATTGACTTACTAGGTCACGGACAAACGGAATGTATTGGCTATATCCATACTATGGAAAATATGGCAGAAGCTGTTTTTGCGGTACTATCAAATTTAAATATACAAAAAGGAGTTTTTGTAGGTCATTCTATGGGGGGATATGTTTCATTAGCATTTGCTGAAAAGTACCCTAAAATGATGAGTGGCTTAGTTTTACTTA
Coding sequences:
- a CDS encoding VPS10 domain-containing protein — encoded protein: MQDNGVWIGPNNYKYSEEWQQDGRYPYQFLVGGDGMQVQIDNRDPNVIITGSQFGYYQKMDRAKNKSINITPKPAKEEKPYRFNWQTPILLSFHNQDILYMGSNFLHRSMNQGETWQIISPDLTKGIREGNIVFGTITTLSESKLQFGLLYTGSDDGLIHISKDGGVTWNKISDTLPQDFWITRVVASVHKKERVYAALNGYRNDIFTTMLYVSEDYGKTWKSIASNMPNSPVNVILEDHNNEGILYVGTDNGLYVTLDRGLSWQDFMSGIPKVAVHDLVLQKKVNDLIVATHGRSLYKVNVEKLQKINPEIIKKNTLLYELTPLKQNEYWGSTRSIWTEPLEPKIEFWFYSNKNRKVKLKLQNSIDQVVFNQEFEAIKGLNKLDYNLELSSSVVEKWKEKDSKIKIEKAKNNKFYLPVSKYKLMLESEEGKEETIFEIISSK
- a CDS encoding WD40/YVTN/BNR-like repeat-containing protein; the encoded protein is MKCYTPLFLFFSVFFSAQTNSTEVQKSLLDKQVLENTSWFKSLIFQNIGPTIMGGRVVDLAVNPQNPMEFYVAYASGGLWYTNNNGNSFEPISDSAPTQNCGSVAVDWNSGTIWLGTGEANSSRSSYAGVGLLKSIDKGKTWQKVGLYDSHHISKIIINPDNSNEIVVGVIGHLYTKNPERGVFKTIDGGKTWKHALFVNEESGVIDLVFSPNNFSVQYASVWQRDRKGWNFTGNGMASGIYKSIDGGTTWNSVTNGDNGFPHNEGIGRIGLASYDEKIIYAILDNQNKRTSVPEEKSKDTNRIFSETHIIGPEIYKTEDGGKSWKKTHQKNIDDLFYTYGYYFANIAVDKKNSNKIIIGGVPLVMSEDGGNTFKTIQGNNVHADHHIVWINPNNSNHIINGNDGGVNISYDAGKNGLSVTIKQ